In Moorella sp. Hama-1, a single genomic region encodes these proteins:
- a CDS encoding DUF3786 domain-containing protein, translating to MALPYNLGVTLDRARASLAQCDPEEIAKYKKVTWQPEKGLLSLPSLNEVYDITYPAGEVSTPLGEPVDPRFQVLILHYLLAPGSGLRGQWISFKELPGGLIYQQPFYGRAVLPLIHTFGPQPANLLQAGTALGGRQVNQGDAAIEINPFPQLPVRLAIWAGDEEFPPSGTILFDASAPDMLATEDFAVLAEYLVKRLKGLARE from the coding sequence TTGGCCCTACCTTATAATCTGGGCGTTACCCTGGACCGGGCGCGAGCAAGCCTGGCCCAATGTGATCCTGAAGAGATAGCTAAATATAAAAAGGTTACCTGGCAACCAGAGAAGGGCCTACTGAGCCTGCCTTCCCTCAATGAGGTCTATGATATAACCTACCCGGCGGGGGAAGTCAGCACCCCCCTGGGTGAGCCGGTGGATCCCCGTTTTCAGGTCTTAATTCTTCATTACTTGCTGGCCCCGGGGTCTGGCCTGCGGGGCCAATGGATATCTTTCAAGGAGCTACCCGGCGGCCTTATTTACCAGCAACCATTTTACGGCCGGGCCGTTCTACCCCTTATCCACACCTTCGGGCCCCAACCGGCCAACCTCCTGCAAGCCGGGACGGCCCTGGGCGGCAGGCAGGTCAACCAGGGCGATGCAGCCATCGAAATTAACCCCTTCCCCCAGTTGCCGGTACGGCTGGCCATCTGGGCCGGGGATGAAGAGTTCCCTCCCAGCGGTACCATACTCTTTGACGCCTCGGCCCCGGATATGCTGGCCACCGAGGACTTTGCCGTCCTGGCCGAATACCTGGTAAAACGGTTAAAAGGCCTGGCCCGGGAGTAG
- a CDS encoding fibronectin type III domain-containing protein: protein MKKFAAFLLAVVMAVAMLAAPAASFAAGTPQYDLGVSAQPDHITLTWTQDPATTQTITWRTDPAATKGIIQYARTADRASFPGKAATVEATIQKFTSDLGDMNIHSATLTGLEPGTEYIYRVGDGTNWSDIHTFTTEASNTTSFKFLIFGDSQSGDPLNPEYKPWQETIQKAFKANPDAKFFVNVGDLVEWGQNYVHWNKWFEAARGVIDTIPAMATQGNHETYNPPDWHTTKPVYWTTQFKLPQNGPEGLKGQTYSFDYGNAHIVILDSQEEEEKGVAGDILAAQKAWLEKDLQNTDKPWKLVFFHKTPYYNKATRTNEDIKAAFQPLFDKYHVDVVFNGHDHGVARTYPIAGDKFVSSPAKGTIYYVTGRSGNKYYPDLSAKVWDAFFYDPQDQPNYIVAELNGVKLTLRAMKQDGTPIDTYTIDKASGLDTPQTVIPPKYNDTRLVIFGNMLQQPLLPVTPKQVNGQWYVPVRAFMQFLGGNVAWQEDGSVTIVYGKNKVQIASNSARATINGQELNLPGSILMDKDFLLIPAAALQALFGFNYKYDAATNMLMFSK, encoded by the coding sequence ATGAAGAAGTTTGCTGCATTCCTGTTAGCTGTAGTAATGGCCGTTGCCATGCTGGCGGCCCCGGCTGCTTCCTTTGCCGCCGGCACCCCCCAATATGATCTAGGCGTTTCCGCCCAACCGGATCATATTACCCTGACCTGGACCCAGGATCCCGCTACGACTCAAACCATCACGTGGAGAACGGACCCGGCTGCCACAAAAGGTATTATCCAGTATGCCAGGACCGCGGACAGGGCCTCTTTCCCCGGCAAAGCCGCTACCGTCGAAGCTACAATACAGAAATTTACCTCCGATCTGGGGGATATGAACATCCATAGCGCCACCCTTACCGGCCTCGAACCCGGCACCGAGTATATCTACCGGGTGGGCGACGGCACCAACTGGAGCGACATCCACACCTTCACCACAGAAGCCAGCAACACCACCTCTTTCAAGTTCCTTATCTTTGGTGACAGCCAGAGCGGCGACCCCCTCAACCCGGAATATAAACCCTGGCAGGAAACCATCCAGAAGGCCTTCAAAGCCAACCCCGACGCTAAATTCTTTGTCAATGTCGGCGACCTGGTCGAATGGGGCCAGAATTATGTCCACTGGAATAAATGGTTCGAGGCGGCCCGGGGTGTTATTGATACCATCCCGGCCATGGCGACCCAGGGCAACCACGAGACCTACAACCCCCCCGACTGGCATACTACCAAACCTGTTTATTGGACCACCCAGTTCAAACTACCCCAGAACGGCCCCGAGGGTCTGAAGGGTCAGACCTATTCCTTTGATTATGGCAATGCCCATATTGTCATCCTCGACAGCCAGGAGGAAGAAGAAAAGGGCGTTGCCGGGGATATCCTGGCGGCCCAAAAGGCCTGGCTGGAAAAAGACCTTCAAAATACCGATAAGCCCTGGAAACTGGTCTTCTTCCATAAAACCCCTTATTATAATAAGGCCACCCGCACCAACGAAGATATTAAAGCCGCCTTCCAGCCCCTCTTCGATAAATACCACGTAGACGTGGTTTTTAACGGCCATGACCACGGCGTCGCGCGGACGTACCCTATAGCCGGCGATAAGTTTGTCAGCAGCCCGGCTAAAGGCACTATCTATTATGTCACCGGAAGAAGCGGTAATAAATACTACCCCGACCTTTCGGCCAAGGTATGGGACGCCTTCTTCTACGACCCTCAAGATCAACCCAACTATATTGTAGCTGAATTGAATGGGGTTAAGTTGACCCTCAGGGCTATGAAGCAAGATGGCACGCCCATCGATACCTACACCATCGATAAAGCCAGCGGACTGGATACGCCCCAGACCGTTATCCCACCCAAATATAATGATACCAGGCTGGTGATCTTCGGTAACATGCTCCAGCAGCCCCTGCTGCCGGTAACTCCCAAGCAGGTCAATGGCCAGTGGTATGTCCCCGTAAGGGCCTTCATGCAGTTCCTGGGCGGCAATGTGGCCTGGCAGGAAGACGGCAGCGTAACCATCGTTTATGGTAAAAACAAGGTGCAAATAGCCAGCAACAGCGCCCGGGCCACCATCAACGGCCAGGAACTAAACCTGCCGGGCAGCATTCTGATGGATAAAGATTTTCTTCTCATACCGGCTGCCGCCCTGCAGGCCCTCTTTGGCTTTAACTACAAGTATGATGCCGCCACCAACATGCTGATGTTTAGCAAATAG
- a CDS encoding ABC transporter permease — translation MQYINIDLGNIGLALFLVGITLAISLWQRLDLHGDLFIGTIRTFIQLMAVGYLLQIIFDLNRWYLVLLALGVMLLVAAANAYRRQQERWPRLFFVMLLAIALGGFITLAIVIVVVLKVKPWYQPQYMIPIAGMIIGNTMIGAALAINRLTGEIKAHRGEIEAALSLGATTYQAVLPYLRAALRAAMLPTVSTMMTVGIVQLPGMMTGQIIAGASPAAAVRYQVVVTYMMAAATALTTITATMLAYRYYFTPNHQLKPPAHGNAP, via the coding sequence ATGCAGTATATTAATATCGACCTGGGCAACATCGGCCTGGCCCTGTTCCTGGTGGGGATTACCCTGGCCATTTCCCTGTGGCAGCGTCTGGATCTCCATGGTGATTTATTTATCGGCACCATCAGGACCTTTATCCAGCTCATGGCCGTTGGTTACCTGCTCCAAATAATCTTTGATCTTAACCGCTGGTATCTGGTGCTCCTGGCCCTGGGAGTTATGTTGCTGGTGGCCGCTGCCAATGCCTATCGCCGCCAGCAGGAACGCTGGCCCCGGTTATTCTTCGTGATGCTCCTGGCCATAGCCCTGGGCGGGTTTATAACCCTGGCTATTGTCATCGTTGTTGTTTTAAAGGTTAAACCGTGGTATCAGCCCCAGTATATGATCCCCATCGCCGGGATGATTATCGGTAACACCATGATCGGTGCCGCCCTGGCCATCAACCGGCTGACGGGGGAGATTAAGGCCCACCGGGGTGAAATCGAGGCCGCCTTGTCCCTGGGGGCGACTACCTACCAGGCGGTCCTGCCCTACCTGCGGGCGGCCCTACGGGCGGCCATGCTACCCACCGTTAGTACCATGATGACGGTAGGTATTGTCCAGTTACCGGGAATGATGACCGGTCAAATCATTGCCGGGGCCAGCCCGGCGGCTGCCGTCAGGTACCAGGTAGTCGTCACCTATATGATGGCCGCCGCCACGGCCCTGACAACAATTACAGCTACTATGCTGGCCTACCGCTACTACTTTACACCCAACCACCAGCTGAAACCCCCAGCCCATGGTAATGCCCCGTAA
- a CDS encoding amino acid ABC transporter ATP-binding protein: MREVKIELKDVTLKRPSRNAAGETTTCTILKGITTTFARGKITAVLGPSGSGKSSLLRLLNRLEDPASGRITLDNEDLKRLNIFTLRRRVGMVWQLPTLFPGTVLENITYGPRLQGVPASQARIRAEELILMVGLGAELLERPADSLSIGQQQRVSLARTLANEPEVLLLDEPTSALDPTAASNILHLMVDLKSRLGLTIIFVTHILEQARQVADEILFIHHGEIVEAAPAREFFTAPRDPRSQLFLAGQLGG, translated from the coding sequence ATGAGGGAAGTAAAAATTGAACTCAAGGATGTGACCTTGAAACGTCCCAGTCGTAATGCCGCCGGGGAGACAACGACCTGTACCATCCTGAAGGGGATAACCACTACCTTTGCCAGGGGAAAAATCACCGCTGTCCTAGGGCCCTCCGGTTCCGGTAAATCAAGCCTTCTCAGGCTTTTAAACCGGTTGGAGGACCCCGCTTCCGGACGGATTACCCTTGATAACGAGGACCTGAAGCGCCTCAATATTTTTACCCTGCGCCGGCGGGTGGGAATGGTCTGGCAGCTACCCACCCTCTTCCCCGGTACAGTGCTGGAAAATATCACTTACGGTCCCCGTTTGCAGGGCGTTCCAGCCTCCCAGGCCAGGATCAGGGCCGAAGAATTAATTCTTATGGTCGGCCTGGGAGCAGAACTCCTGGAACGCCCGGCAGACAGCCTCTCCATCGGCCAGCAGCAACGGGTCTCCCTGGCCCGCACCCTGGCCAATGAACCGGAAGTCCTGCTTTTGGACGAGCCGACATCGGCCCTCGACCCCACGGCAGCGTCCAATATCCTGCACCTGATGGTCGACCTGAAGTCCCGCCTGGGACTGACCATCATCTTCGTGACCCACATCCTGGAACAGGCCCGGCAGGTGGCCGACGAAATCCTTTTTATCCATCACGGCGAAATAGTCGAGGCCGCCCCGGCCAGGGAGTTTTTTACCGCTCCCCGGGACCCCCGCAGCCAGCTCTTCCTGGCCGGACAGTTAGGAGGGTAG
- a CDS encoding class I SAM-dependent methyltransferase: protein MTEVFDRKAGDYDDWYQRPLGALVDRVEKEPIYAYLDPHAGEYILDVGCGTGNFSLELARLGVKVMGIDISEPMLARARKKAADAGLAVEFLHADAMNLPFADNTFNKIVSVTALEFAPDLKAVLAESYRVLKPGGRMVIGLIGGNSLWSRHYKARAAREPDCLFKHARFYTLDELLAAMPGRDVKGKAVLFFGPDFDGTKVDEALAIEAAAAREGRTNGGFIAAVSYKG, encoded by the coding sequence ATGACGGAAGTCTTTGATCGTAAAGCTGGGGATTATGACGATTGGTATCAACGTCCCCTGGGAGCCCTGGTCGACCGGGTGGAAAAAGAACCCATCTATGCTTACCTGGACCCCCATGCCGGAGAATACATTCTGGACGTCGGCTGCGGCACTGGTAACTTCTCCCTGGAACTGGCCCGCCTGGGAGTAAAGGTAATGGGCATCGATATTTCGGAGCCCATGCTGGCCAGGGCCAGGAAAAAGGCGGCTGACGCCGGCCTGGCAGTCGAATTCCTCCATGCCGATGCCATGAATCTACCCTTCGCCGACAATACCTTTAATAAGATAGTCTCTGTCACCGCCCTGGAGTTCGCCCCCGATTTGAAGGCCGTCCTGGCGGAGAGTTACCGCGTCCTTAAACCCGGTGGCCGCATGGTTATCGGCCTTATCGGTGGCAACAGCCTCTGGAGCCGCCACTATAAAGCCCGGGCTGCCCGGGAACCGGACTGTCTCTTTAAGCACGCCCGTTTTTATACCCTGGATGAACTCCTGGCTGCCATGCCCGGGCGAGACGTTAAGGGTAAAGCCGTTCTCTTCTTCGGCCCTGACTTCGACGGCACTAAAGTCGACGAGGCCCTGGCCATCGAGGCTGCTGCGGCCCGGGAAGGCCGTACCAACGGCGGTTTTATAGCCGCGGTGAGTTACAAGGGCTAA
- a CDS encoding IclR family transcriptional regulator — MPGTRDNKIRGVQAVDRALTILEVMAREGSPMMLSTISAELRLNISTVHRLLNALAAHGLVEQEPYQGRYRLGIKAFEIGNRALYNLDIRAIARPLLTQLVDDFNETANLAILDNCQVVYIDQVESGRIIKMLARPGTRAPAYCTAAGKVLLAYQNDQLLTRYLAEVPLLPYTAATISDPQQLRAELSLIRSQGFALDEGEREDGVRCVAAPVYNHEHKVIAAVSLSGPAHRMPAEALTGKFATAVFQVALRIGQHLGYGGPGKID, encoded by the coding sequence ATGCCAGGGACCAGGGATAATAAGATAAGGGGTGTCCAGGCAGTAGACCGGGCCCTGACCATCCTCGAGGTCATGGCCCGGGAAGGCTCCCCCATGATGCTCTCAACCATCAGCGCCGAACTACGGTTAAACATCAGCACTGTCCATCGCTTATTAAACGCCCTGGCGGCCCACGGCCTGGTAGAACAGGAACCTTACCAGGGTCGCTATCGGCTGGGGATCAAAGCCTTTGAGATAGGTAACCGGGCTCTTTATAACCTGGATATCCGGGCCATCGCCCGGCCCCTCTTAACCCAGCTAGTAGATGATTTTAACGAAACTGCTAACCTGGCGATTCTGGATAACTGCCAGGTTGTTTATATTGACCAGGTGGAATCCGGCCGGATCATCAAGATGCTGGCTCGCCCCGGCACCAGGGCGCCAGCCTACTGTACTGCTGCGGGCAAGGTATTGCTGGCTTATCAGAATGATCAGCTGTTGACCAGATACCTGGCTGAGGTGCCCCTTTTGCCTTACACGGCGGCGACTATTAGTGACCCCCAGCAACTGCGCGCCGAGTTATCCCTAATACGCAGTCAGGGTTTTGCCCTGGATGAGGGTGAAAGGGAAGATGGGGTTCGTTGTGTAGCAGCCCCGGTATATAATCATGAGCATAAAGTTATCGCTGCCGTAAGCCTGTCAGGTCCGGCTCATCGCATGCCGGCCGAAGCGTTGACCGGTAAATTCGCCACTGCTGTATTTCAGGTTGCCTTAAGAATTGGCCAGCATTTGGGTTATGGTGGTCCTGGCAAAATTGATTAG
- a CDS encoding glutamate synthase-related protein, with protein MIQWPKQNDVLGTVNRGNPAESGLCTLCRADCQGKCETWMASLMGRKLLYPRDFGTVTAGSGNTTHIGISYNALRIQGYNYGAYGLANGLSSSADDCIFPNVNVETEFGSQVKTKVKAPIMTGALGSTFIAAKYWDSFAIGAALVGVPIVIGENVVGIDKEAVIENGRIAKAPELDRRIQTYLKYYDGYGAIIVQMNVEDTRNGVAEYIIEKYGDRVILELKWGQGAKDIGGEIQVTDLDYAIFLKNRGYVVDPDPTLPAVQEAFKSGALKAFARHSRLGYTDLTSFNQIKENFLGAIKHLRELGYQRITLKTGSYGMEALAMAIRLASEAQLDLLTVDGSGGGTGMSPWNMMETWGVPSILLHAKAHEYASLLAAQGKQVVDMAFAGGLAREDHIFKALALGAPYVKLVCMGRALMIPGFVGSNIEGVLHPERRAKVNGNWDSLPRTVAELGNRAEEIFASYYEVQKKVGAEAMAQIPYGAIAFWTLADKLTAGLQQLMAGARKFSLDQISRRDIAAANRETEAETGVPFITDVQDELARRILLD; from the coding sequence ATGATTCAGTGGCCCAAACAAAATGATGTCCTGGGAACAGTTAATCGCGGTAACCCGGCGGAATCCGGTTTATGTACCCTGTGCCGGGCCGATTGCCAGGGAAAGTGTGAGACCTGGATGGCCAGCCTGATGGGGCGCAAGCTCCTTTATCCCCGGGATTTTGGTACTGTTACCGCCGGCAGTGGCAATACGACCCATATCGGCATCTCTTATAATGCTTTACGGATTCAGGGGTATAACTACGGTGCTTATGGCCTGGCCAACGGCCTTTCCAGTAGTGCTGATGATTGTATTTTCCCCAACGTTAATGTGGAAACCGAATTTGGCAGCCAGGTAAAGACGAAGGTCAAGGCCCCCATAATGACCGGAGCCCTGGGTTCCACCTTTATTGCTGCTAAATACTGGGATTCTTTCGCCATTGGTGCCGCCCTCGTCGGCGTGCCCATCGTCATCGGGGAAAATGTCGTCGGCATCGACAAGGAAGCCGTTATTGAAAACGGCCGCATTGCTAAAGCCCCGGAACTGGACCGGCGTATCCAGACCTATTTAAAGTACTATGATGGTTACGGGGCCATAATCGTCCAGATGAATGTGGAAGACACCCGTAACGGCGTTGCCGAATACATCATTGAGAAATATGGCGACCGGGTTATCCTGGAACTGAAATGGGGCCAGGGTGCCAAGGACATTGGCGGTGAGATTCAGGTCACGGATCTCGACTATGCCATCTTCTTGAAGAACAGGGGCTATGTGGTCGACCCGGATCCTACCCTACCGGCTGTACAGGAGGCCTTTAAGAGTGGTGCCCTGAAAGCCTTCGCCCGCCATAGCCGCCTGGGTTATACGGATCTCACCAGCTTTAACCAGATTAAAGAAAACTTCCTTGGAGCCATCAAACACCTGCGAGAACTGGGTTACCAGCGGATTACCTTGAAAACCGGTTCCTACGGTATGGAAGCCCTGGCTATGGCCATCAGGCTCGCCAGCGAGGCCCAGCTTGATTTGCTGACTGTAGACGGTTCCGGCGGCGGCACCGGCATGAGCCCCTGGAATATGATGGAGACCTGGGGCGTCCCCTCCATCCTGCTCCATGCCAAGGCCCATGAGTATGCCAGCCTGTTAGCTGCTCAAGGTAAGCAGGTGGTTGATATGGCCTTTGCCGGCGGGTTGGCCCGGGAGGATCATATCTTCAAAGCCCTGGCCCTGGGTGCTCCTTATGTGAAACTGGTATGCATGGGGCGTGCCTTGATGATCCCGGGCTTTGTCGGCTCCAACATTGAAGGCGTCCTCCATCCAGAAAGACGCGCTAAAGTTAACGGCAACTGGGATAGCCTGCCCCGGACGGTGGCCGAACTGGGTAACAGAGCGGAAGAGATCTTTGCCAGTTACTATGAGGTGCAAAAGAAGGTCGGGGCTGAAGCCATGGCGCAGATTCCCTACGGAGCCATTGCCTTCTGGACCCTGGCCGACAAGCTGACGGCAGGATTGCAACAGTTAATGGCTGGCGCCCGTAAATTCTCCCTGGATCAGATCAGCAGGAGGGATATCGCTGCCGCCAACCGGGAAACCGAGGCCGAAACCGGTGTTCCCTTCATCACCGACGTCCAGGATGAATTAGCCCGGAGGATCCTCCTCGATTAA
- a CDS encoding IclR family transcriptional regulator, with translation MAEKKSNGEEAKTVQAVERALAIMDTLAEAGTPMAITDLADKVQLNISTVHRLLSTLIVRGYIEQEPETSRYKLGLKLFAMGKTALYAQDLQTIGRPFLEELVRRCNETANLAILDGREVVYIDQVESNNIVIVRMFARVGSRGPAHATGSGKMLLSSLTDDELDRLFEGVTLERYTSETITDLTILKKELQRIRRQGYAIDLGERDEDVRCAAAPIRNHEGKMVAAISVSGPHTRITSYYLNNELVDIVLNVAQEMSKRLGYQDKG, from the coding sequence ATGGCAGAAAAGAAAAGCAACGGCGAAGAGGCGAAAACTGTCCAGGCTGTAGAAAGAGCCCTGGCTATTATGGACACCCTGGCCGAGGCGGGTACACCCATGGCTATTACTGACCTGGCGGATAAAGTCCAGTTAAATATCAGCACTGTCCATCGTCTCCTTAGCACCCTGATCGTCAGGGGTTATATAGAACAGGAACCGGAAACAAGCCGCTACAAACTGGGCTTAAAGCTCTTTGCCATGGGGAAAACCGCCCTTTATGCCCAGGATCTGCAAACCATTGGCCGGCCCTTCCTGGAGGAACTCGTCCGGCGTTGCAATGAGACGGCCAACCTGGCCATCCTCGATGGCCGGGAGGTAGTTTATATTGACCAGGTTGAGTCCAACAATATTGTCATTGTCCGCATGTTTGCCCGGGTCGGGAGTCGTGGCCCCGCCCACGCCACCGGATCGGGAAAAATGCTTCTTAGCTCATTAACTGACGACGAGCTGGACCGGCTCTTTGAAGGCGTTACCCTGGAACGATACACCAGCGAGACCATCACCGACCTGACCATCCTCAAAAAAGAGCTACAGCGGATCCGGCGCCAGGGTTATGCCATTGATCTGGGAGAGCGGGACGAGGATGTCCGTTGTGCTGCCGCCCCCATTCGCAATCACGAAGGTAAAATGGTGGCGGCCATCAGTGTCTCCGGACCCCATACCCGGATTACCAGTTATTATTTAAACAACGAACTGGTAGATATCGTCCTTAATGTAGCCCAAGAGATGTCCAAACGCCTGGGTTACCAGGATAAAGGGTAA
- a CDS encoding phosphate propanoyltransferase yields the protein MNDILLEVPVGVSGRHVHLTREHLQTLFGPGAELTKVKDVVQPGQFAAKETVTVVGPKGVLERVRVLGPIRSYTQVELSRTDCFKVGVNPPIRDSGDHPGSPGCVLVGPAGVVTLKEGVIIALRHIHMHTSDGKRYGLKDKDLVTVQVRGERGLIFTNVLVRVNPNSRLEFHVDTDEANACLLNNNDVVQVLSPAAVEALGLVS from the coding sequence ATGAACGATATTCTACTTGAAGTACCGGTGGGTGTATCCGGACGGCATGTGCACCTTACCAGGGAACATCTCCAGACTCTCTTCGGGCCTGGCGCTGAATTAACTAAGGTTAAAGATGTAGTCCAACCGGGTCAGTTTGCCGCCAAGGAAACCGTCACGGTAGTGGGACCGAAAGGAGTCCTGGAAAGGGTACGGGTCCTGGGGCCAATCCGGTCATATACCCAGGTGGAGTTATCACGCACCGACTGCTTTAAAGTCGGTGTCAATCCCCCTATTCGGGATTCCGGCGATCACCCGGGTTCACCAGGTTGTGTATTGGTCGGACCGGCCGGGGTTGTGACCCTGAAGGAAGGCGTAATCATCGCCCTGCGCCACATCCACATGCACACCAGCGATGGCAAGCGGTACGGGTTAAAGGATAAAGACCTGGTAACAGTGCAGGTGAGAGGCGAAAGAGGACTCATTTTCACCAACGTGCTGGTAAGGGTCAATCCCAACTCCCGCCTGGAATTCCATGTCGATACCGACGAGGCCAATGCCTGTCTCTTGAATAATAATGACGTGGTCCAGGTCCTATCCCCGGCGGCAGTAGAAGCCCTGGGGTTGGTGAGTTAA
- the feoB gene encoding ferrous iron transport protein B, giving the protein MACHDLNQDLNIPAGVRKIVLAGNPNVGKSVFFNALTGLYVDVSNFPGTTLEISHARVGNDFILDTPGVYGVSSFNDEEKVARDVILGADIVINVVNAVHLERDLFLTQQIIDMGIPMVVALNMIDEATRQGIKIDVTELERQLGVPVIPTVAVKKQGFAEVKQAVARARCGNSLSELEEMLPLLQHKTHNRAEALLILEGDPYVAARHHLKPMDRQEEIYLARRRRVDTIVAAVVKETNAGASWSTRLSRWMMQPLTGIPILIISLGLLYEFIGVFIAQTVVGITEDGLMKGYYEPFIRSLISQWLPPDTILGALLIGEFGLLTMTVTYILGLLLPLVLGFYLGLSALEDSGYLPRIAVLVDRALMRIGLNGRGIIPIILGFGCVTAATITTRLLGSNRERRIATFLLALTIPCSAQLAIITTMLVRLGPGYTILYIILIAGTLVLIGTALNRLLPGRPSDLLIDLPPLRWPQPVNILKKTATKTSAFIREATPLFAGGALLIGILQVTGSLAVLQNLLAPITVSWLQLPKEAATAFIMGFVRRDFGAAGLYSLPLKPAQSLVALVTITLFVPCIASALVIFKERGWREGIVIWPAVLALAFFIGGIISHILI; this is encoded by the coding sequence ATGGCCTGCCACGATCTTAACCAGGACCTTAACATCCCTGCCGGCGTGCGGAAAATAGTCCTGGCCGGCAATCCCAACGTTGGCAAATCCGTCTTTTTTAATGCTTTAACCGGTCTTTATGTTGATGTCTCCAATTTTCCTGGTACCACCCTGGAGATCAGCCATGCCCGGGTGGGTAATGACTTTATCCTGGACACGCCCGGCGTCTACGGTGTATCGTCCTTTAATGACGAAGAAAAGGTGGCCCGGGATGTGATCCTGGGTGCGGATATTGTCATCAACGTCGTCAATGCTGTGCACCTGGAACGCGACCTTTTCCTGACCCAGCAAATTATTGATATGGGTATTCCCATGGTAGTGGCCTTGAACATGATTGATGAAGCCACCCGCCAGGGCATAAAAATTGACGTTACGGAACTGGAGCGGCAGCTGGGGGTGCCGGTTATTCCCACCGTAGCCGTGAAAAAGCAGGGGTTCGCGGAGGTTAAACAGGCTGTAGCCCGGGCCCGTTGCGGTAACAGTCTCTCCGAGCTAGAAGAAATGCTGCCCCTGCTCCAACATAAAACCCATAACCGGGCCGAGGCCCTGCTTATCCTGGAGGGCGACCCCTATGTAGCCGCTCGCCATCACCTCAAACCCATGGACCGCCAGGAGGAGATCTACCTGGCCCGGCGGCGGCGGGTCGATACCATAGTAGCCGCGGTGGTAAAAGAAACCAATGCCGGGGCCTCCTGGAGCACCCGCCTCAGCCGCTGGATGATGCAGCCCCTTACCGGCATTCCCATTTTAATAATCTCCCTGGGGCTTTTATATGAATTTATCGGGGTCTTTATTGCCCAGACCGTTGTTGGCATTACAGAAGACGGCCTTATGAAGGGTTATTACGAACCTTTTATCCGTAGCCTGATCAGCCAGTGGCTGCCGCCGGATACCATCCTGGGCGCCCTGTTAATAGGGGAATTCGGCCTCCTGACCATGACGGTAACCTATATCCTGGGGCTCTTGCTGCCCCTGGTGCTGGGCTTCTATCTAGGCCTATCGGCCCTGGAGGATTCTGGTTATTTGCCACGAATTGCCGTCCTGGTGGACCGGGCCCTGATGCGTATCGGGTTAAACGGTCGGGGTATCATCCCCATTATCCTGGGCTTTGGCTGTGTCACCGCGGCCACCATCACCACCAGGTTACTGGGGAGCAACCGGGAACGCCGCATCGCCACTTTCCTCCTGGCCTTGACCATCCCCTGTTCGGCCCAGCTGGCGATTATCACCACTATGCTGGTACGCCTGGGCCCCGGTTACACGATCCTGTATATTATACTGATCGCTGGCACCCTGGTCCTAATCGGGACAGCCCTGAACCGGCTGCTGCCAGGCCGGCCCAGCGATCTCTTAATCGACCTGCCACCCTTACGGTGGCCACAACCGGTTAATATCCTGAAAAAAACGGCCACCAAAACCAGCGCCTTTATCCGGGAAGCCACGCCTTTATTTGCCGGCGGTGCCCTTTTGATTGGTATTTTACAGGTCACCGGTTCCCTGGCAGTACTGCAAAACCTGCTAGCGCCAATTACTGTCAGCTGGCTGCAGCTTCCCAAAGAAGCGGCTACGGCCTTTATCATGGGCTTCGTCCGCCGTGACTTTGGCGCTGCCGGGCTGTACAGCCTGCCCTTAAAGCCAGCCCAGTCCCTGGTAGCCCTGGTTACAATTACCTTGTTTGTACCCTGTATTGCCTCGGCCCTGGTGATCTTTAAAGAGCGGGGCTGGCGGGAGGGGATTGTCATCTGGCCCGCAGTCCTGGCCCTGGCTTTCTTCATCGGTGGGATCATCTCCCACATCCTGATCTAG
- a CDS encoding FeoA family protein: MTLDKVKEGQRLRILALPGAGIRAQAIRLGIAEGELVTCTNIIPGGPIIIAKNRQEIALGRGLAARITVEPVSTPAAAKSPIRRRAYGLPRS, translated from the coding sequence ATGACCCTGGACAAGGTCAAAGAAGGGCAACGCCTCCGCATCCTGGCCCTGCCTGGAGCCGGCATCCGGGCCCAGGCCATCCGCCTGGGTATCGCCGAAGGGGAACTGGTCACCTGCACCAATATTATTCCCGGAGGCCCCATCATCATCGCCAAAAACCGCCAGGAAATAGCCCTGGGCAGGGGCCTGGCCGCCAGAATTACCGTAGAACCCGTCTCTACCCCGGCGGCAGCCAAATCCCCGATAAGGAGGCGCGCCTATGGCCTGCCACGATCTTAA